In Chlamydiales bacterium STE3, the DNA window CTTATCCAAGTTTTTGCAGAGACACCAATTTTTACTGCTGCAGAGGCACGGGCTGCTGGTATTCCCTCCCGCATGCTTTCTCATTTTTGTAAAAAAGGGCTAATTGAGCGACTTAGCCGTGGCGTTTATAAAGGCTCCCAGGCAAAAATGGAAATCGAGTTTGAATGGGAAGATCTTGCCTTGACATCAACGAGTATATCAAATGGTGTAATCTGTTTACTTTCTGCTCTCTGCTACTACGGTCTTACCGATCAAATAATGAGAGAGTTTTGGATCGCAATACCTCATGCATCAAGAAGTCCTCAAAGACAGAAAACACGAATCATTAGAATGCGAAATATTGAGCTTGGGCAAACAGAAATTCAAATGGGAGCAAATCGTCTAAAAATTTTTGATAAAGAAAGAACGATAATCGATTCTTTTAGATACCTAAGTCAAGAAGTGGCAATTAAAGCTTTACAGACTTATCTTCGTCAAAAAGGCGTGGAGAAACCCAATCTTAATAAGCTTATGAAATACGCTAAGTTGCTTCGGGTTGATATTCACCCCTTCATTATGGCATTAACAACATGAATAAACCTCTAAAGCAATCCATAAAAGAGCGTCTGCGTACTCTTGCAAAAGAACGAAATCTTACTTTCGCCGAAATTTGGCATCATTTGATTTTGGAAAGATTCTTAGCTAGACTCTGCCAGTCCAAACACAAAACAAACTTTGTTTAAAAGGTGGCTCTCTTCTTTCACGATATATTCCTATAGGACGAGAAACAAAAGATTTTGATTTTTTAGTTGAAAGATTGACGAATACAGAAGAATTTTTGAGCACAGCTTTTAATCACATTTGGAGTGTTCATATCGAAGATGGATTTGCCTTTGAAAAAGTGAAAATTGGCAAATTAATGCCTCCACATATGAACTACACAGGTATAGAGGTGTTATTGTTAGCAAATCTAGGAGGGCCGCAAACCCATATTCAGATTGATCTCGGCTTTGGAGATCTAGTAGAAGCAATCGATTATCCAATGGAGTTGACCTCAACATCCAAAGGACCATTATTTGAAAGCAAAATTCAAGTCCTTTCCTATCCTAAGGAATTCATTTTGGCAGAGAAACTAGAGACTGTCATTTAT includes these proteins:
- a CDS encoding hypothetical protein (Product derived from UniProtKB/Trembl:Q6M9M4), whose protein sequence is MPVQTQNKLCLKGGSLLSRYIPIGRETKDFDFLVERLTNTEEFLSTAFNHIWSVHIEDGFAFEKVKIGKLMPPHMNYTGIEVLLLANLGGPQTHIQIDLGFGDLVEAIDYPMELTSTSKGPLFESKIQVLSYPKEFILAEKLETVIYRGIGNTRMKDFHDLYSLVSLEGCLDGAYADKVISAVFNHRQTSLQLPLKFTADSLNVLQSLWKSYQQDLPSSPAAISLPKGLQVVIAVINGWLMQNTQLCSNEANPRNHTEA
- a CDS encoding hypothetical protein (Product derived from UniProtKB/Trembl:Q6M9M3); translated protein: MCYILNMISSKYDKLIQVFAETPIFTAAEARAAGIPSRMLSHFCKKGLIERLSRGVYKGSQAKMEIEFEWEDLALTSTSISNGVICLLSALCYYGLTDQIMREFWIAIPHASRSPQRQKTRIIRMRNIELGQTEIQMGANRLKIFDKERTIIDSFRYLSQEVAIKALQTYLRQKGVEKPNLNKLMKYAKLLRVDIHPFIMALTT